The Aedes albopictus strain Foshan chromosome 2, AalbF5, whole genome shotgun sequence region agaaatttctcttttcccaaggaattctccaggaaatccttcgaagattcctccaggaaatccatcagaagttcttccaaggattcttccagaatatcctccaggaataccttcagaaattcttccaggatattctctaggaataccttgaggattttatccaggaactccagagattcctccaaagttattgaaggattcccccagggattctttcagaaattccttcgaggattaaaaaatctagtaggtacaaatttgctaaagtTGCTCGCCCCAAACCATTtttcctcggatttttttttttaatcaagggGAATAGTAACAACTGTTGTGCTAAGCAAAGCAGGTACattccccctttgcaccctctctTGGTATCCGAAAATACgtgtcttttttgtttttttttttgttataaattctacatgttttgctcaaatttcatcgttttgctaatcatcaatagttttcactgattttTGACATGCAGTCTATTACTACCTCTCATAGTctattgaagttttgatcccagagctattctaaggcccccaaagtactctgaagtttgtgtcaaaaatccaacattctaaaccaaattgtacgcacgatgaatgatcacagaacatagtctacggtactcaaaatgcctcaaagcacccctagaaaattcatggcacatgaattgggtgatctaggtcatccaaactactctgtaattcattttcttaagatctacaacatctactatcgtttgtgttcactctgttcaataaATGTATTCACGTTGATGTGCATTAGACCTCGAAATGCTACGAGTAACTCGATATTGGGGTAGTAGGGTATTCCGTGAAAtataaatggcctccaatacactttgaagtttggtttACGATATCTATATACTGTATcattttttaattataaaaaatattcgtggaatgtagtctttactgctgatggagcctcagcgCACAACCATAATGCTTTCAGTACATTCATGAGGTATTCCAGGCTATCCaaactcccaagcaacacacatgttataataaagttacgacagcgcaagttttggttgtatagaagcttattttacgtaattctaacattgtgttgaaataacgtaaaataaacttctatacacttgcgctgtcgtaacttttatataacatgtgtgttacttgggctattctggaattaggaccttcaaggtctacaggctctactcttgtttctcttcgctctatcggcataatcctttcacgattgtgtctgttacaCCTTATTGTATCACGACTGCCTCTATGTATtgttatttgggtgtccactggcatacaaatgaacTCAATGTATTTTGaattatgggtcgcaatatctgtaaatcttggaatatttttattgtagcgaatgctcacggaatataatctacactactcttagagcctcagagtgcaattctaatAACTCAGCAACATCACTTggtaatctaggtcatccaaCCTATTCTGGAATCAAGACCTTCAAGCCCTACAAGCtccactcttgtatctctttactttatcggtgaagaaacatgaaggaaatcctccggaaagtCTTCTCAAAATTACTCCAcggattcatccgagattactttcaggcatttctccagaaattcctcctggaattcgcgaagaaatttttcttcagaaatccctcaaagaattcttccagaaattccttccaggcctggcttaccggttaagccgagcgAGGTGAAGAACTCGACTCCTAGGGTCATTTTTTATCCAAACTATTCACTACGTCAGTGAGCTGTTCTCAACGTGCATGATGCAACAGGAAGAATAATATTGCAGATCAATCGCATATAAAACAATCATGCACAAATTCGATGAACTGTTGCACAACTCGTTAGTACCTAATGTATGCAAACCGAGACAGATTCCTAGACAATTGCAACGTCATGAATCAACTTTTCTCAGGCCACTACTGTTTGCCATTCGAAATTCAAAAGTCATCGTACCGTCACATCTTTAAGCGAGCGATAGGGGAACAAGGCGCATTATGGACACCAGAAAGTTTTTGCAAGTTTTTGCCTGCAGAACGTAAAAATAGGTACCTTGTTTGAtgactatttttaaaatttgtttacaGCAGCTATTGCTTAAGagtgaaaataaataaagtaaGATATTGGAAAGTTCTTAACGCTTAAAGATGTTACCTTTATAGAAGTCATTATATAATCGAGTGCGATTGTAATTTGCAATATTTATCTCGTGAAACTAAGCAAGGCATTTCTTGGTCTATCTCGACGTGTAGAAAATTAATTTTGacaagaaattgttcaagaaataaATAAGCGTCACTTTCTTTTTAACCGGAATGCGGAGCTTAGAAGAAACTTCATCTTTAATGTAATTAATGGAATTAACATAACTTGAAAGACCACCTCAAGACCATACTTGGCTCAAGAGAAAAAAAAGTGCTGAATAGTTCACACATTTGAAGACATCGCgggtgtccattctgcctcgCCAACCCCTAAAGGATAATATTTGCCTTTCAATTATACACCTCCAAGTTGGGGGCGACTGTTATCATTTACCAAACGCATGATTCACGCCCATATcgaactgtatttttttttcttttcgttttCGGACCATCACAATCGTATGACGTTATTTCGAAATCCCGTGCTAACAAAATTGGGAATTCCGTCGGAGACACAAATTTTGTATAAAAAGAGATAACGGCTTTGGGGCAAATCATTGCAATTCACGACATTCGTTGAATATATCATTAGATCAAAATCTACTAAAACCGCcaaatttcaaataatttcaaaatgtttaagGTGTGTGTTTAAAATTCTGTTTTAATGTTTAGCTGACTAcatcaaaaatataatatttaTTCTAGGTTATCTGTCTGTTCCTTGCTCTCGCCGTTGCGGTTGGAAGTGCAACTCCAATAAGCACAGAACGATCGATCACAGCTCGACCTCTGCCTAAGTCGTCACACGCAATTAGCTCTACTCCTAAGGAGGCACTGACCACGGAAGCGGAAGATGATGACACCGTGACAACCGTTGCACCTGAGCAGGCTTCTTCTGACATTGATAAGGCGGAATCATTTGGATTCGGTTACTACAGCTATCCGCAGTACTATCCACAGTACTATTACAGCGGATATCCTACTTATTACCGGTACTATCCTAGCTACAGTTATGGATATCCTTACATCtattgaaattttgaataaacttatTTGCTCTcaacaaaggtgttttttttggTACAGTAACCGGGCTCATATAGCCATATCTGCAAAGGCATGCGGTTCCAgtcatgttgagggtgacggattcggtTCTCGATcggtctaggaacttttcgtaataaagTCCCTTGGGCATAGACTATCTTCGCTAAAatcacgctaaaatcgacatttttcgaaaccaaatcccccccccccttccgtaacgcttttttgtatgaaaacccgaacaTTTTGTATGAACCGCAACGCTCGGCTACACTTCCCCCTCTCCCTAGAGCGTGGATGGCACCTAGTTAGAACATTTCTGACTATATGATGCTTGATATGGTTTGATAGTATCTCAGCCCAACAAAAAGATagcgtttgttttgaatatttcgaCTCGATGAAGATACAACGCTGGCATCATCAACAAAACCGTTGATATATATAAGTGTCATGTATCTAAAGGAGTTCCAGCTGAAAATTACCGCATCTAGCAGTGATGTAATTCTTAGCACGGATATCttggtttaaccctttggagccggagggctCCAACATAGAAGCgggtgtataaattcacccattcgataaaacagaatactgtctacggcaaagttgttgcaaattgagttctctattagagaaaaatgagaatatttgtatttgggacttaatTGATAGAACATTCTGAACACCATGAATtttggaaaaacaaaataattgacataggtaccagttgttctaaaagctgaacttggatgtgggtaacGCTTATATGTATTTATTAAGCCTTCGTAAAGAATATCAAaacgtgttttatattctgggatgttctatgtgttccaaactgtcctatagtgaagtccttccaaCGTACAAGAATAATCCTATGGCTTTTTGGCCACAATAAAAGcgttgcataacctactgggatccatgTAGCTCTTGATATATACAatgccatttatagacactacagaGATATTCCAAATCAGccccaaactaccttggagttcagaacttcaggtctacactcgtaacaatagccatatctgttatattgagtaacgttgcataatcaaccgcagttactggtgcaatctgaagtctactagcttattataaacctttgggacattcagggtcgttcaAGCTGTTAACTAATGAAGTCCTTCATATCTACCATAACaactttgtgttttcgccataaataatagtattgcataatctgctgggattcacgaagctcttgaaatatcaaatgtcatttagagacactacagggatattccatgtcagccaaactaccttgatgttcgttcaggacttcaggcctacactcgtaacagtatccatatctgttatactgagtaacgctgcataatcaaccgcagttactggagcaatctgaagtctactagcttattataaacctttgggacaggttcatccaaactgttctataaatgAAGCccctcaaatctacaagaaaaac contains the following coding sequences:
- the LOC115263086 gene encoding uncharacterized protein LOC115263086 yields the protein MFKVICLFLALAVAVGSATPISTERSITARPLPKSSHAISSTPKEALTTEAEDDDTVTTVAPEQASSDIDKAESFGFGYYSYPQYYPQYYYSGYPTYYRYYPSYSYGYPYIY